A genomic segment from Odontesthes bonariensis isolate fOdoBon6 chromosome 8, fOdoBon6.hap1, whole genome shotgun sequence encodes:
- the LOC142385110 gene encoding solute carrier organic anion transporter family member 1C1-like — MSVESKKTHEAGGSKLKLFLVSLAFVYFAKAFCGAYLKSSITQIERRFDIPSSLIGVIDGSFEMGNLLVIAFVSYFGAKLHRPRLIGIGCLIMATGSFLIATPHFFQGPYKYETSMSHGSQANSTGNIQPCQSNHSVDDGEETYDAATQKDCERAAGSSMWIYVFLGNMLRGIGETPIMPLGVSYLDDFSREENTPFYLACIHTVGILGPMVGFMLGSFLAKIYVDVGFVDLESITITHKDSRWVGAWWLGFIVTGTVILLSSIPFFFLPKSLPKQGKEKSGSKGTELTTVTEQENFLPEETHDHEEEKTVTIREMVKDFIPSLRRLFKNSIFSMMILTYLVSVNGFIGMITFKPKFMEQIYGQSASKAIFLIGIMNLPAVALGIITGGFVLKRFKLGIVGAARVSITASLGSFCLLSIQVFLHCDNAEVAGLTVSYQGAPHVSYNPQTLLTQCNTDCSCSLKPWDPVCGYNGVTYASPCLAGCQTSSGAGRAMVFHNCTCIGEAMTPAMTNMSAELGQCQRSSNCDYKFKIYMTLSVIGSFISACGGTPGYIVLLRSIQPDLKSLALGMQTLIVRTLGGIPPPIYFGALIDRTCLKWGTKQCGGRGACRLYDANAFRVTFLGLITGLYFLANMLWGGLYYKIVKRQKKLALRNQAKENGLDGNGVSNGHASISIAKNKEDTNKESTI, encoded by the exons ATGAGTGTAGAGTCCAAAAAAACACACGAGGCAGGCGGCTCCAAGCTCAAG CTCTTCCTGGTTTCTCTGGCTTTTGTGTATTTTGCCAAAGCTTTTTGTGGAGCCTACCTGAAGAGCTCCATCACCCAGATCGAGAGGCGCTTCGACATCCCCAGCTCCCTCATCGGGGTCATCGATGGCAGCTTTGAGATGG GCAACCTTTTGGTAATCGCCTTTGTGAGCTACTTTGGTGCCAAGCTCCATCGTCCCAGGCTGATTGGTATTGGATGCTTAATCATGGCCACCGGATCCTTCCTGATAGCAACGCCTCACTTCTTCCAGGGACC gTATAAATATGAGACCAGCATGTCTCACGGCTCTCAGGCCAACAGCACAGGAAACATCCAGCCCTGCCAGTCCAACCACAGCGTGGACGACGGCGAGGAAACATATGATGCAGCGACACAGAAAG ACTGTGAGCGAGCGGCCGGCTCATCCATGTGGATCTACGTTTTCTTGGGAAACATGCTGCGTGGAATTGGAGAAACTCCCATCATGCCGCTGGGGGTTTCCTATCTGGATGACTTCTCCAGAGAGGAGAACACTCCCTTCTATCTGG CCTGCATCCACACAGTGGGAATCTTAGGACCGATGGTAGGGTTCATGCTGGGGTCCTTCCTTGCCAAGATCTACGTGGACGTCGGATTTGTGGATTTAG AGAGCATCACCATAACCCACAAGGACTCTCGCTGGGTGGGAGCCTGGTGGCTGGGCTTCATCGTGACCGGCACAGTGATACTGCTGTCCAGTAtccccttcttcttcctccCCAAGTCTTTGCCCAAACAAGGGAAGGAGAAGAGTGGCAGCAAAGGCACGGAGCTGACAACCGTGACCGAGCAGGAGAATTTCCTGCCAGAGGAGACGCACGATCATGAGGAGGAGAAGACGGTCACGATCCGGGAGATGGTCAAAG ATTTCATTCCGTCCCTGAGGAGGCTCTTCAAGAACAGCATCTTCTCGATGATGATCCTCACCTACCTGGTGTCGGTCAACGGCTTTATTGGCATGATCACCTTCAAGCCCAAGTTCATGGAGCAGATCTACGGCCAGTCAGCATCCAAGGCTATTTTCCTCATAG GTATTATGAACCTTCCAGCCGTAGCTCTGGGCATCATCACTGGAGGTTTCGTGCTGAAACGTTTCAAGCTGGGCATTGTTGGAGCAGCCAGGGTGTCCATCACTGCGTCTCTTGGGTCCTTTTGTTTGCTCTCCATCCAGGTTTTCCTCCATTGTGACAATGCAGAAGTGGCTGGTCTCACCGTCTCATATCAAGG GGCTCCACACGTTTCCTACAACCCGCAGACTTTGCTGACGCAGTGCAACACGGACTGCTCCTGCTCACTGAAGCCCTGGGACCCGGTGTGCGGCTACAACGGCGTTACGTACGCCTCGCCCTGCCTGGCGGGCTGCCAGACCTCCTCCGGCGCTGGGAGGGCGATG GTGTTCCATAACTGCACCTGCATCGGGGAGGCAATGACTCCCGCCATGACCAACATGTCGGCAGAGCTCGGCCAGTGCCAAAGGAGCAGCAACTGCGACTACAAATTTAAAATCTACATGACTTTATCTGTGATCGGCTCCTTCATCTCTGCCTGCGGGGGCACACCAGGATACATCGTGCTGCTCAG GTCCATACAGCCAGATTTGAAGTCCCTGGCTTTGGGTATGCAGACGCTGATCGTACGAACACTGG gtgGGATCCCTCCCCCGATATATTTCGGAGCACTGATTGATCGAACCTGTTTGAAGTGGGGCACCAAGCAGTGTGGAGGCCGCGGAGCGTGTCGACTCTATGACGCCAATGCATTCAG AGTAACATTCTTGGGCTTGATTACTGGACTCTACTTCCTAGCCAACATGTTGTGGGGAGGCCTCTATTACAAAATTGTGAAGCGACAGAAGAAGTTAGCACTTCGGAACCAGGCCAAAGAAAATGGATTGGACGGTAACGGAGTGAGCAACGGACACGCCAGCATCAGCATTGCCAAAAACAAAGAGGACACAAACAAAGAGAGCACTATCTAA